Within Marinomonas mediterranea MMB-1, the genomic segment TCGCGCCTCTTCTACTAAAAGCGCAATAAGCTTTTGATCGTATTTATCTAGTTGCATATATATTAAATGCTCACTTCATTTTTCAGTCAAACCCCAACAAGAACAGCAATCTGTAAAAGATTCCATGAAAATGACGGTACAAAACGACACTTTGTCAGTTCAATGACTCTAAAAAGTAATTATTCTTTGTTTACAACCAATTATCAGGATTAATTCAATGGAATACCAGAGATCTTTAGGGCCAATACAAGGTATTGCGATGACGGTGACGACCTTTGTGGGGGCCGGCCTTATGTTCTTGCCTGCACTTTCGGTCACAAAAGCGGGCGACTTTGCAATGTACGCCTGGATAGCAACCGTGATCCTTGCCCTTCCCATCGCCTTTGTATTTGCTTCGCTTGGCAGTCACTTTCCCTCTGCGGGCGGTGCGTCACATTATATCGGTCAACATTTCGGACCTGTCGCTGAGAAAAGTGTTGGCTGGATATTCCTAAGTATTTTATTGGTAGGGCCCGCTGTTGCAATCAAGATCGCCGCTGCATATCTTTTGGTCTCATTAGGGCTAAGCGAATCCTATTTGCTGCACTTCTCACTCCTAACGCTCTTATTACTGTGTTGCTATGGACTCCTCGGCGTTAGTAGTTCTTCAAAGATACAAATCATGATTGTCGCTGTTTTAACACTTTGTGTGGTTGCTCTCGCGCTAAAAGGGAACGTAAAGGGTAGCGTAGGCAATCTCACACTCCCTCAAACCACGTCAGAAATAGATACAACACTGTTGTCTATCGGAACCGTCTTTTGGTGTTTTTTAGGCATTGAAGTAATGGCTCATATGGGAGCAGAATTTAAAAAACCAAAACGAGACTTTCCCATTGCATTACTTGGAGGAATCACGATTGTCGTCCTGCTGTATCTAACGGTGGTGCTTCTTATTGCTCAATACGACACCTACGGAGATGACATAACCAACAGCCAATCACTGGCTCTCCTTGTTGGGGTCGTCTTTGGTGAGCAAAGCAAACGAGCATTCGCCTTTATTGCCTTCATCATTGTTTTTGTAAATGTAGGCGCTTATATTCTTGGCTTTTCGCGAATGATTCAAAGTATGGCTAAAAATGGCGCGCTTCCGGCTGTATTTTCAACTCTATCAGATAATGGCGCGCCTAGACGCGCCGTATTGCTGGTGAGCTTAGTCTGCCTTGTCTCTATTATTTTCACTCACTTCTCTGGGTGGTCAATCGACATCCTCGTAGAAATGACAAACGGCGCGTTCGTTCTGATTTATACACTGACCTGTATAACGGCAACTCGCCTGCTTACTGGCAATACGAAAATCGCCGCCTATTTAGGATGCTTATCGTGCATAGTCGTTATTTACCTGACGGGAGAGCAATTTTTATTCGCTATTGCAGCGCTCGTACTCGCATTTTCAATCGAGCTTTATAAAGAAAAGAAAAGCGCCGTTCCAAGCGCTGAAATTCATGTACAATAATATCATCAGTCCGAGTTTAACGAAGCAACGTATACCTCTTCTAAACCTCGTACCATAATGTTTAAAGAATGATAGGAAAAAATTATGCCTCTTTTAGATAGCTTTCGTGTAGACCACACTCGCATGCACGCTCCGGCCGTTCGAGTCGCCAAGTCTATGGCAACCCCAAAAGGCGACACGATTACCGTATTTGATCTTCGTTTTTGCGTACCAAACGAAGAGATTCTGTCCGAAAAAGGCATACATACTCTAGAGCACTTGTTTGCTGGTTTTATGCGTGATCACTTAAATAGTGATTCTGTAGAAATTATCGACATTTCGCCAATGGGCTGTCGTACTGGTTTTTACATGAGTCTAGTCGGTACGCCTACTGAAGAAACTGTTGCAGCGTCTTGGAAAGCAGCGATGGAAGACGTTTTAAAAGTAAAAAACAAAGGCGATATTCCAGAGTTAAACGAATACCAATGTGGTACTTATGAAATGCATTCATTGGGAGAAGCTCAAGAAATTGCTAAAAA encodes:
- the yjeH gene encoding L-methionine/branched-chain amino acid transporter, encoding MEYQRSLGPIQGIAMTVTTFVGAGLMFLPALSVTKAGDFAMYAWIATVILALPIAFVFASLGSHFPSAGGASHYIGQHFGPVAEKSVGWIFLSILLVGPAVAIKIAAAYLLVSLGLSESYLLHFSLLTLLLLCCYGLLGVSSSSKIQIMIVAVLTLCVVALALKGNVKGSVGNLTLPQTTSEIDTTLLSIGTVFWCFLGIEVMAHMGAEFKKPKRDFPIALLGGITIVVLLYLTVVLLIAQYDTYGDDITNSQSLALLVGVVFGEQSKRAFAFIAFIIVFVNVGAYILGFSRMIQSMAKNGALPAVFSTLSDNGAPRRAVLLVSLVCLVSIIFTHFSGWSIDILVEMTNGAFVLIYTLTCITATRLLTGNTKIAAYLGCLSCIVVIYLTGEQFLFAIAALVLAFSIELYKEKKSAVPSAEIHVQ
- the luxS gene encoding S-ribosylhomocysteine lyase: MPLLDSFRVDHTRMHAPAVRVAKSMATPKGDTITVFDLRFCVPNEEILSEKGIHTLEHLFAGFMRDHLNSDSVEIIDISPMGCRTGFYMSLVGTPTEETVAASWKAAMEDVLKVKNKGDIPELNEYQCGTYEMHSLGEAQEIAKNILDRDVQVNSNKELYLSEEFLKEHS